A stretch of Amycolatopsis balhimycina FH 1894 DNA encodes these proteins:
- a CDS encoding universal stress protein, translated as MSGFVDGAIVAGIDGSSSAVQAAVWAGAEAVRRGRPLRLVQVYALPQVKAPVAFGTHEQVRAGLAERAEGWLAEARNAVLAGYVGLDVTTAAREWSPVTALVQESQHAELVVLGSRGLGGFTGLLVGSTAVAVAAHAHCPIVVVRGRTLHDAPPDAGPVLVGTDGSADSEAAIAFACEEARLRDTRLIAVHTWSDILADGMLRAHPLQEDPAEIAAAERVKLAEQVVGWQRKYPEVAIELEVVRGRPVRTLLERGENAQLIVVGCRGRGGFTGMLLGSTSQALIAHSPCPVAVVRPQRTGSGT; from the coding sequence ATGTCCGGATTCGTTGACGGCGCGATCGTCGCCGGGATCGACGGCTCGAGCTCCGCGGTGCAGGCTGCCGTGTGGGCCGGTGCGGAAGCGGTCCGCCGCGGGCGTCCGCTGCGGCTGGTGCAGGTCTACGCGCTGCCGCAGGTGAAGGCGCCCGTCGCGTTCGGGACGCACGAGCAGGTCCGGGCCGGGCTGGCCGAGCGAGCCGAAGGCTGGCTGGCCGAAGCGCGGAACGCGGTCTTGGCCGGGTACGTCGGCCTCGACGTCACCACGGCGGCCCGGGAGTGGAGCCCGGTCACCGCTCTCGTCCAGGAGTCGCAGCACGCCGAACTGGTCGTGCTCGGCTCACGCGGGCTGGGTGGCTTCACAGGCCTGCTCGTCGGCTCGACCGCCGTCGCCGTGGCGGCGCACGCGCACTGCCCGATCGTGGTGGTCCGAGGCCGGACCCTGCACGACGCGCCGCCGGACGCCGGGCCAGTGCTCGTCGGCACCGACGGTTCGGCCGACAGCGAGGCCGCGATCGCGTTCGCGTGCGAGGAAGCGCGGCTGCGCGACACCAGGCTCATCGCGGTGCACACCTGGAGCGACATCCTCGCCGACGGCATGCTCCGGGCACACCCGCTGCAGGAGGATCCGGCGGAGATCGCGGCAGCCGAGCGCGTCAAGCTGGCCGAGCAGGTCGTTGGCTGGCAGCGCAAGTACCCGGAGGTGGCGATCGAGCTCGAGGTCGTCCGTGGACGACCGGTGCGCACGCTGCTGGAGCGCGGCGAGAACGCGCAGCTGATCGTGGTCGGCTGCCGCGGCCGCGGCGGGTTCACCGGGATGCTGCTCGGCTCGACGAGCCAGGCGCTGATCGCGCACTCGCCGTGCCCGGTGGCGGTCGTGCGGCCGCAGCGGACCGGGAGCGGGACATGA
- a CDS encoding CHAD domain-containing protein: MTATVTDTAFFDTDFLRLLRGGLALSVHAGDWRLDTPDGPVRFAGSDLGVPPALFRLLRAYTRDDELVPVAHLSGGGISRLREAVGDRIVAPARPPDGAARGVVLRHFRTQLAALAAADLAVRQGRPDAVHRMRVAARRLRGVLSAYSEVLGGRKLVREVSRSLRWLGGELAPARDTEVQWARSCPWADERSDAYSVALAEQAGAWTRCALDSRRYVQLMNALDVLEVVLAEEPRRKWRKAARRPAAKVLPGLLHIAATDVDERVARVSALPAGPERDHAVHDVRKAAKKAPLRAGGRRCEARSARVPGPARRVPGRRRRAGALARAGGPGRPGSRWRGCRGRPLCPSIACGVARATRGPSSFVDVIPRRDVSPHDR; this comes from the coding sequence ATGACCGCGACGGTCACCGACACCGCGTTCTTCGACACCGATTTCCTGCGCCTGCTGCGCGGCGGCCTGGCACTGAGCGTGCACGCCGGTGACTGGCGGCTCGACACGCCGGACGGCCCCGTACGGTTCGCCGGCTCGGACCTCGGTGTCCCGCCGGCCCTTTTCCGGTTGCTGCGGGCCTACACCCGCGACGACGAGCTGGTGCCGGTGGCGCACCTCTCCGGAGGCGGGATCAGCCGGCTGCGCGAGGCGGTGGGGGATCGGATCGTTGCGCCCGCTCGTCCGCCGGACGGTGCCGCCCGCGGTGTGGTCCTCCGGCACTTCCGCACGCAGCTGGCCGCGCTCGCCGCCGCGGATCTCGCCGTCCGGCAGGGCCGCCCCGACGCGGTGCACCGGATGCGGGTGGCCGCGCGACGGCTGCGAGGCGTCCTCTCGGCGTACTCGGAAGTGCTGGGCGGGCGGAAACTCGTGCGGGAGGTCAGCCGCTCGTTGCGCTGGCTCGGCGGCGAACTCGCTCCCGCCCGCGACACCGAGGTCCAGTGGGCGCGTTCGTGCCCTTGGGCGGACGAGCGTTCGGACGCCTACTCCGTGGCTCTCGCCGAGCAAGCCGGCGCCTGGACCCGGTGCGCCCTGGACAGCCGTCGCTACGTGCAGCTGATGAACGCACTGGACGTGCTCGAAGTGGTGCTGGCCGAAGAGCCGCGGCGCAAGTGGCGGAAGGCGGCCCGCCGCCCGGCCGCGAAGGTGCTGCCCGGCTTGCTCCACATCGCGGCCACGGACGTCGACGAGCGGGTAGCCCGGGTGTCTGCGCTCCCCGCGGGGCCGGAGCGCGACCACGCCGTCCACGACGTCCGGAAGGCCGCCAAAAAGGCCCCGCTACGCGCTGGAGGCCGCCGGTGCGAAGCCCGCTCTGCCCGGGTTCCAGGACCTGCTCGGCGAGTTCCAGGACGCCGTCGTCGCGCGGGAGCACTTGCACGCGCTGGGGGTCCGGGAAGGCCCGGTTCACGATGGCGAGGTTGCCGCGGCCGCCCGCTGTGTCCAAGCATTGCCTGCGGCGTGGCACGCGCTACGCGGGGGCCTTCGTCCTTTGTGGACGTGATCCCGCGAAGGGACGTAAGTCCTCACGACCGGTGA
- a CDS encoding universal stress protein has product MSATEPRITVGVDGSAGSTAAVAWAANIASRRHLQLKIVHGLQIAGLYYGGGMTGIGAATLFEAVQADGERAIADARALAASVDKDLVIVTDLPNDPPVPMLIDESRNARMLVVGRTGTGGFADMLVGGTAASVAAHAHCPVAVVRGRHDSTDVPESGPVVVGVDGSPNSEQALAVAFEEASLRGVPLVAVHAWSDITYEDTRATARILTQPETLEEGEQRLLTERLAGWQEKYPDVEIGRNLVRDRPRHVLLEESETAQLIVVGSRGRGGFTGMLLGSTSQALVQHAGCPVLVVRPEPTK; this is encoded by the coding sequence ATGAGCGCCACCGAACCGAGGATCACCGTGGGCGTGGACGGCTCGGCGGGTTCGACCGCCGCCGTCGCCTGGGCGGCGAACATCGCTTCCCGGCGTCACCTCCAGCTGAAGATCGTGCACGGGCTGCAGATCGCCGGCCTCTACTACGGCGGCGGGATGACCGGCATCGGCGCGGCGACGCTGTTCGAGGCGGTCCAAGCCGACGGGGAACGCGCCATCGCCGATGCCCGCGCCCTGGCCGCGTCGGTCGACAAGGACTTGGTCATCGTCACCGACCTGCCCAACGACCCGCCGGTGCCGATGCTGATCGACGAGTCGCGGAACGCCCGGATGCTCGTCGTCGGCCGGACCGGCACCGGTGGGTTCGCGGACATGCTCGTCGGTGGCACCGCGGCTTCGGTCGCCGCGCACGCGCACTGCCCGGTCGCCGTCGTCCGCGGGCGCCACGACTCGACGGATGTCCCGGAGTCGGGCCCGGTCGTGGTCGGCGTCGACGGCAGCCCGAACAGCGAGCAGGCCTTGGCCGTCGCGTTCGAGGAAGCTTCGCTGCGCGGCGTGCCGCTGGTCGCGGTGCACGCCTGGAGCGACATCACCTACGAGGACACCCGCGCCACCGCCCGCATCCTCACCCAGCCGGAAACCCTGGAAGAGGGTGAGCAGCGGCTGCTGACCGAGCGGCTGGCGGGCTGGCAGGAGAAGTACCCCGACGTGGAGATCGGCCGGAATCTGGTCCGTGACCGGCCGCGGCACGTCTTACTCGAGGAGAGCGAGACCGCCCAGCTGATTGTCGTCGGCAGCCGGGGCCGGGGTGGGTTCACCGGAATGCTGCTGGGGTCGACCAGCCAGGCGTTGGTGCAGCACGCCGGGTGCCCCGTGCTCGTCGTCCGCCCGGAGCCGACGAAGTGA
- a CDS encoding phosphoketolase family protein: MTALAARPAVLGSTELAQVDALWRAANYLSAGQIYLMANPLLREELRPEHVKPRLLGHWGTSPGLNFVYAHLNRAILTHDLDAMLVTGPGHGGPALLANTWLEGSYTEAWPEVTRDAEGMRELFKQFSFPGGVPSHVAPQVPGSIHEGGELGYSLAHAFGAAFDNPDLLVACVVGDGEAETGPLATSWHANKFLDPVRDGAVLPILHLNGYKIANPTVLSRIPPAELDALLRGYGYAPIYVEGSDPESMHQAMAAALDSAVATLAERRGVWPMIVLRSPKGWTGPSVVDGKPVEGTWRAHQVPLAEVRTNPEHLKQLEEWLRSYRPEELFDSRGRPVAEVMATVPAGERRMGANPNANGGILLRPLTLPDTSAHTVAVPSPGVTVAEPTRVLGRFLRDVFALNADRANFRLFGPDETASNRLDAVYDVTGKQWQAAVEPVDEHLTRDGRVLEVLSEHLCQGWLEGYLLSGRHGLFSCYEAFVHIVDSMVNQHIKWLRVHRQIRWRRPVASLNYLLTSHVWRQDHNGFSHQDPGFVDHVANKTSEVVRVYFPPDTNTLLEVSAHCLRSRDYVNVVVAGKNDTPNWLDAEQAALHCARGASIWEWASTHTDREPDVVLGCAGDAPTLEVLAAAKILRQELPELAVRVVNVVDLMRLQPEAEHPHGLGDREFDALFTPDRPVIFAYHGYPWLIHRLAYRRTNHAGMHVRGYTEHGTTTTPFDMLVLNHMDRFQLVIDVIDRVLGLVATAGLLRQKMTEAQGRHRQWILANGEDLPEVRDWTWEG; the protein is encoded by the coding sequence GTGACCGCGCTCGCCGCCCGCCCCGCGGTGCTCGGCAGCACCGAACTCGCCCAGGTGGACGCCCTCTGGCGGGCCGCGAACTACCTCTCGGCCGGCCAGATCTACCTGATGGCCAACCCGCTGCTGCGCGAGGAACTGCGGCCCGAGCACGTCAAGCCGAGGCTGCTCGGGCACTGGGGCACGTCACCCGGCCTCAACTTCGTCTACGCGCACCTGAACCGGGCGATTCTGACTCATGACCTGGACGCGATGCTGGTCACCGGCCCGGGCCACGGTGGTCCGGCGCTGCTCGCCAACACGTGGCTGGAGGGCAGCTACACCGAGGCGTGGCCCGAGGTGACGCGGGACGCCGAGGGCATGCGGGAGTTGTTCAAGCAGTTCTCCTTCCCCGGCGGCGTGCCGAGCCACGTCGCCCCGCAGGTGCCCGGGTCGATCCACGAAGGCGGGGAGCTGGGCTATTCGCTGGCGCACGCCTTCGGCGCGGCGTTCGACAATCCGGATCTGCTCGTCGCCTGCGTGGTCGGTGACGGCGAGGCCGAGACCGGTCCGCTGGCGACGTCGTGGCACGCGAACAAGTTCCTCGACCCCGTCCGCGACGGGGCCGTGCTGCCGATCCTGCACCTCAACGGCTACAAGATCGCCAACCCGACCGTCCTGTCGCGGATCCCACCTGCCGAGCTGGACGCACTGCTGCGTGGCTACGGCTACGCCCCGATCTACGTCGAAGGCTCCGATCCGGAGTCGATGCACCAGGCGATGGCCGCGGCGCTGGACTCGGCGGTCGCCACTCTCGCCGAACGGCGCGGTGTGTGGCCGATGATCGTGCTGCGCAGCCCCAAGGGCTGGACCGGTCCGTCCGTTGTGGACGGAAAACCGGTGGAGGGCACCTGGCGTGCCCACCAGGTGCCGCTGGCCGAAGTCCGCACGAACCCGGAGCACCTGAAGCAGCTGGAGGAGTGGCTGCGGTCGTACCGCCCGGAAGAGCTGTTCGACTCCCGCGGGCGGCCCGTCGCCGAAGTCATGGCGACGGTCCCGGCGGGGGAGCGGCGAATGGGCGCCAATCCGAACGCCAACGGCGGCATCCTCCTGCGGCCGCTCACCCTGCCGGACACCTCGGCCCACACCGTCGCGGTCCCGAGTCCGGGGGTGACGGTGGCCGAGCCGACCCGGGTACTGGGCCGGTTCCTGCGGGACGTCTTCGCGCTCAACGCCGACCGGGCGAACTTCCGCCTGTTCGGCCCGGACGAGACGGCGTCCAACCGGCTCGACGCGGTCTACGACGTCACCGGCAAGCAGTGGCAGGCCGCCGTCGAACCGGTCGACGAACACCTCACGCGGGACGGCCGGGTGCTGGAGGTGCTCTCGGAGCACCTGTGCCAGGGCTGGCTCGAGGGCTACCTGCTGTCGGGGCGCCACGGGCTCTTCTCGTGCTATGAGGCGTTCGTGCACATCGTCGACTCGATGGTGAATCAGCACATCAAGTGGCTGCGGGTGCACCGGCAGATCCGGTGGCGGCGGCCGGTGGCGTCGCTGAACTACCTGCTGACCTCGCACGTCTGGCGGCAGGACCACAACGGCTTCTCCCACCAGGACCCCGGGTTCGTCGACCATGTCGCGAATAAGACCTCCGAGGTCGTGCGGGTGTACTTCCCGCCGGACACCAACACCCTCCTGGAGGTGTCGGCACACTGCCTGCGCAGCCGCGACTACGTCAACGTCGTCGTCGCGGGGAAGAACGACACGCCGAACTGGCTGGACGCCGAGCAGGCGGCGCTGCACTGCGCCCGCGGGGCGAGCATCTGGGAGTGGGCGAGCACGCACACCGACCGCGAACCGGACGTCGTCCTCGGCTGTGCGGGCGACGCCCCGACGCTGGAGGTCCTGGCGGCAGCGAAGATCCTGCGACAGGAACTGCCGGAGCTGGCGGTACGGGTGGTGAACGTCGTCGACCTGATGCGCCTGCAGCCCGAGGCCGAGCACCCGCACGGGCTCGGTGACCGGGAGTTCGACGCGCTGTTCACCCCGGACCGCCCGGTGATCTTCGCCTACCACGGCTACCCGTGGCTGATCCACCGGCTGGCCTACCGGCGCACCAACCACGCGGGCATGCACGTGCGCGGCTACACCGAGCACGGGACGACGACCACGCCGTTCGACATGCTGGTGCTCAACCACATGGACCGCTTCCAGCTGGTGATCGACGTGATCGATCGGGTCCTGGGGCTGGTGGCGACGGCCGGCCTGCTTCGGCAGAAGATGACCGAGGCTCAGGGCCGGCATCGCCAGTGGATCCTCGCCAATGGGGAGGATCTCCCGGAAGTGCGCGACTGGACCTGGGAGGGCTGA
- a CDS encoding DUF1918 domain-containing protein yields the protein MHAQPGDWLVIKGPRVDASDRRGRILEVHSADGTPPYVVRWTADDHVSTVFPGPDAVVLTAAEEQAAEERARTRLDRVQQLIHEEDSDVRIR from the coding sequence ATGCACGCACAGCCGGGCGACTGGCTCGTCATCAAAGGGCCGCGGGTCGACGCGTCCGACCGGCGGGGCCGGATCCTCGAGGTCCACTCGGCCGACGGCACGCCCCCGTACGTCGTCCGCTGGACCGCCGACGACCACGTGTCGACGGTCTTCCCCGGGCCCGACGCGGTCGTGTTGACCGCCGCCGAGGAGCAGGCTGCCGAAGAGCGGGCCCGCACCCGCCTCGACCGGGTTCAGCAGCTCATCCACGAGGAGGACAGCGATGTCCGGATTCGTTGA
- a CDS encoding vWA domain-containing protein, which translates to MGRFSEPPPHSRPGAQDLPRRIRRDSEFTARDARSLFRHHAALHPCSPVRDTSNKGYHPAMSDEQIRRDLATLVVEALELGTGKNERDVIDDLFSAFGMEFAALDRGVPRQTTDRATVLREAAAERLAGAAPTAGALLSEVVRCGGRFVDMVDEIYQHLARYSATTSGTSETFRLRRADVDEEQLEISPQFIERIRTLERRLTTFEIGRIDHDALRSFIVVDNGAFYGSWPVRSRNGIQLLDGLLALAWIRSEVASRVAGGARTEQTFPSGDWESAVDALAAATAAGEQLVSVARWLVGIHLAHLDSLPTDTSDLTGELFITESPHDIARRVEAEVERYRISRVVTTAAESMSVTDIEGRMDVGLDNDLRPVIVEAAGSYGTAVGGLAGFVAEWRRGQWRPRSRPELEREFLADPGALTVWLTTLADASREAADWLASAVFHPTGSADATEVLESFEEFLNLPLWRQRELLYEVWVLCTTIDVCEQGGWVPHLVGAPGPDGVWVLSRGAADEPACRLEHGKEPNLTLHVWHEPRCRTADGELTPDVTVSTPPPYRRELVVVEAKDRIKMPRGSHSGETRPSTALGVADRYAVNLRPEVTWVVNHCDYRQGSDPDAEYGSAWARVRLAEQFRPGNIPEAFLKTVQEVVTPPGRTRQSPFTGLVLVVDRTASMDGRLLRARESLLDGVLDAAYDEFRVIAYTDHRRDEPFLLRSLGPFPTLADALSAAEDLPLGNGWDIEEALEDAMRRCRELVTEIGPRTVLVLTDAPAHPVRECRYRIDVQEETQALLDLGCRVLVADDWLERTNPGWTRVPEFTLLPLASIVAQTRARPA; encoded by the coding sequence ATGGGACGGTTCAGCGAGCCACCGCCGCATTCCCGCCCGGGTGCTCAGGACCTGCCACGCCGCATCCGCCGGGACAGCGAGTTTACGGCGCGCGACGCACGCTCCCTCTTCCGCCACCATGCGGCCCTCCATCCGTGCTCACCGGTGCGGGACACCAGCAATAAAGGCTATCATCCCGCCATGAGCGACGAACAAATCCGAAGAGATTTGGCCACCTTGGTCGTCGAGGCACTGGAATTGGGCACCGGGAAGAATGAGCGGGACGTTATTGACGACCTGTTCTCGGCGTTCGGAATGGAGTTCGCCGCCCTGGACCGCGGGGTACCTCGGCAAACGACCGACCGTGCCACGGTTCTCCGGGAAGCTGCCGCCGAGCGGCTGGCCGGCGCCGCGCCCACCGCGGGTGCTCTGCTCAGCGAGGTCGTGCGATGCGGCGGTCGTTTCGTCGACATGGTCGACGAGATCTACCAGCACCTGGCCCGCTATTCCGCGACAACCAGCGGAACGAGCGAAACTTTCCGGCTCCGACGAGCCGACGTGGACGAGGAACAGCTGGAGATCAGCCCGCAGTTCATCGAACGGATCCGAACGCTCGAGCGACGCCTCACGACTTTCGAGATCGGCCGGATCGACCACGATGCGCTCCGGTCGTTCATCGTGGTCGACAACGGTGCCTTCTACGGAAGCTGGCCGGTTCGTTCGAGGAACGGAATCCAGCTTCTGGACGGTCTGCTGGCCCTCGCCTGGATCCGGTCCGAGGTCGCTTCTCGCGTGGCCGGAGGCGCCCGCACGGAACAAACTTTCCCCTCCGGGGACTGGGAAAGTGCGGTCGACGCCCTGGCAGCCGCCACAGCGGCCGGTGAGCAGCTGGTCTCGGTCGCCCGGTGGCTCGTCGGAATCCACCTGGCGCACCTCGATTCCCTGCCGACGGACACCTCCGACCTCACCGGTGAGCTGTTCATCACCGAATCGCCGCACGACATTGCCCGACGGGTCGAAGCAGAGGTCGAGCGCTACCGGATTTCCCGGGTGGTCACCACCGCGGCGGAGTCGATGTCGGTCACGGACATCGAAGGTCGCATGGATGTCGGCCTCGATAACGACCTGCGGCCGGTCATCGTGGAGGCAGCGGGAAGCTATGGGACGGCTGTCGGTGGCCTAGCGGGCTTCGTCGCGGAATGGCGCCGCGGTCAGTGGAGACCGCGATCCCGTCCGGAGCTCGAACGTGAATTCCTCGCCGATCCGGGTGCCCTCACGGTCTGGCTGACCACGCTGGCCGACGCGAGCCGCGAAGCGGCCGACTGGCTGGCTTCCGCGGTCTTCCACCCGACCGGGTCCGCCGACGCCACCGAAGTCCTGGAATCCTTCGAAGAATTCCTCAACCTCCCGCTCTGGCGACAGCGGGAATTGCTCTACGAGGTATGGGTGCTCTGCACCACCATCGACGTCTGCGAACAAGGCGGCTGGGTGCCGCACCTGGTGGGTGCGCCCGGGCCGGACGGGGTGTGGGTGCTGTCGCGGGGAGCCGCGGACGAGCCGGCCTGCCGGCTGGAACACGGCAAGGAGCCGAACCTGACCTTGCACGTGTGGCACGAGCCTCGGTGCCGGACCGCGGACGGCGAGCTGACACCGGACGTCACCGTGTCGACCCCGCCGCCGTACCGCCGGGAATTGGTCGTCGTCGAGGCCAAGGACCGCATCAAGATGCCACGCGGCAGCCACTCCGGTGAGACCCGCCCCTCGACCGCCCTTGGCGTCGCCGACCGCTACGCGGTAAACCTCCGGCCGGAGGTGACCTGGGTGGTCAACCACTGCGACTACCGCCAGGGCAGTGATCCCGATGCCGAGTACGGCAGCGCGTGGGCGCGAGTCCGGCTTGCCGAGCAGTTCCGGCCGGGCAACATTCCCGAGGCCTTCTTGAAGACCGTTCAGGAAGTGGTCACCCCGCCGGGCCGCACGAGGCAATCGCCGTTCACCGGCCTCGTCCTGGTGGTGGACCGGACGGCGAGCATGGACGGCCGACTGCTCCGGGCACGGGAATCACTGCTCGACGGCGTCCTCGACGCCGCCTACGACGAGTTCCGTGTCATCGCCTACACCGACCACCGCCGTGACGAACCCTTCCTCCTCCGTTCGCTCGGGCCGTTTCCCACCCTCGCCGATGCCCTCAGCGCTGCGGAGGACCTCCCTCTGGGGAACGGCTGGGACATCGAAGAAGCTCTCGAAGACGCGATGCGACGTTGCCGCGAACTCGTCACCGAGATCGGGCCCCGAACGGTCCTCGTCCTGACGGACGCCCCGGCGCACCCGGTCCGGGAGTGCCGCTATCGAATCGACGTGCAGGAGGAGACGCAGGCACTGCTCGACCTCGGCTGCCGCGTGCTCGTCGCCGACGACTGGCTGGAACGGACGAATCCGGGGTGGACAAGGGTCCCCGAGTTCACCCTGCTGCCGTTGGCCTCGATCGTGGCACAGACCCGGGCGCGGCCGGCTTGA
- a CDS encoding CBS domain-containing protein yields MRARDLMTAPVITVHPWTSAKEAAELLAAHGFTALPVVDDDDRLIGIVTEADLIRGRIPVDPRHAHEHHEAAPAGKTVGDLMTSPVTAMSTGTDVVDLCQALVDARIRAMPIVDGSAVVGIVTRGDIVRVLAREDVEIARDVKHRLEIYGGSGRWQVDVHDGLVHITDQFDDDTDRHVAQLLALAVPGVVAAETAYAGEEQTR; encoded by the coding sequence ATGCGAGCACGCGACCTGATGACCGCGCCGGTGATCACCGTGCACCCGTGGACGTCCGCGAAGGAAGCGGCCGAACTGCTGGCCGCACACGGCTTCACCGCCCTTCCCGTGGTCGACGACGACGATCGGCTGATCGGCATCGTCACCGAAGCCGACCTGATCCGCGGCCGGATCCCGGTGGATCCGCGGCACGCCCACGAGCACCACGAAGCCGCGCCCGCGGGCAAGACCGTGGGGGACCTGATGACCAGTCCCGTCACCGCGATGAGCACCGGGACCGACGTCGTCGACCTGTGCCAGGCGCTGGTGGACGCCCGGATCCGCGCGATGCCGATCGTTGACGGCTCGGCCGTGGTCGGCATCGTGACGCGTGGCGACATCGTGCGCGTGCTCGCCCGGGAGGACGTCGAGATCGCTCGCGACGTCAAGCACCGCTTGGAGATCTACGGCGGCAGCGGCCGCTGGCAGGTCGACGTCCACGACGGGCTCGTACACATCACCGACCAGTTCGACGACGACACCGACCGGCACGTCGCCCAGTTGCTGGCGCTCGCCGTACCCGGGGTCGTCGCCGCAGAGACCGCTTACGCGGGTGAGGAGCAGACACGATGA
- a CDS encoding flavodoxin domain-containing protein yields the protein MRILVAVATRHGATREIAENIATAATSALTDAGVWSEVEVRDASLVTSTDGFDAVVVGSAVYMGHWLDPATKFAEAFEVELRRVPVWVFSSGPVGDRDHPTDEPAGAADMVMRLGARGHRLFGGKIDRHALRLPERAMVAALRVKDGDYRDWPSIRAWGREIGMSLAKAEVAGSAS from the coding sequence ATGAGAATCCTCGTCGCGGTGGCCACCCGGCATGGCGCCACCAGGGAAATCGCTGAAAACATCGCCACCGCGGCCACCTCCGCGCTGACCGACGCCGGGGTCTGGTCAGAGGTCGAAGTCCGTGACGCGAGCTTGGTGACCTCGACCGACGGCTTCGACGCCGTGGTCGTCGGCTCCGCCGTCTACATGGGACACTGGCTCGACCCGGCCACGAAGTTCGCGGAAGCGTTCGAGGTCGAACTGCGCCGCGTCCCGGTCTGGGTGTTCTCCAGCGGACCCGTCGGCGATCGGGACCACCCGACAGACGAACCGGCCGGCGCCGCCGACATGGTGATGCGGCTCGGCGCCCGGGGGCACCGGCTCTTCGGTGGAAAGATCGACCGTCACGCCCTGCGCCTCCCGGAACGTGCCATGGTCGCGGCCCTGCGGGTCAAGGACGGCGACTACCGTGACTGGCCGTCGATCCGGGCGTGGGGACGCGAGATCGGCATGAGCCTGGCGAAGGCCGAAGTGGCGGGGAGCGCGTCATGA
- a CDS encoding DUF4389 domain-containing protein, whose translation MTTPRSYPVRVEATLDEPLSRGLWLVKWLLAVPHYFVLAFLWFAYPFVTIAAFFAILVTGRYPRPLFDFTSGVLRWSWRVQYYSYAALGTDRYPPFTFADVPDYPARLEIVYPERLSRGLVLVKWWLLAIPHFIVVGLFAGGGSWLAFRSGDDNGFDWAAGGLVGVLVLVAGVVLLFTGRYPRPIFDFVLGMDRWVLRVAAYVSLMTDEYPPFRLDMGGAETGHEPPHPQPHPVRPGSWTAGRIAALVSGAVLVLGAMGLLTGGGTLLWADRTQRDADGYLAGATTLVASGYAVTTDPVQLSGAPDAVAVIGDVRIRATATDGRPVFVGIGRSADVAGYLATTEYATVSGVTGNRASDRVHPGGSPATPPGDAGVWTAAASGPGTQSVSWPVGAGQWTAVVMNADGSRGISVRAEAGTTAPGLGWIALGLLLAGAVVLAAGALLIGIAVHRASRRPGTPTTPEQSTVDI comes from the coding sequence ATGACCACTCCTCGCAGTTATCCGGTCCGGGTCGAAGCGACCCTGGACGAACCTCTTTCGCGCGGGTTGTGGCTGGTGAAGTGGCTGCTGGCCGTCCCGCACTACTTCGTCCTGGCGTTCCTGTGGTTCGCCTACCCGTTCGTCACGATCGCGGCCTTCTTCGCGATCCTCGTCACCGGCCGGTATCCGCGGCCGCTGTTCGACTTCACCTCCGGGGTGCTGCGCTGGAGCTGGCGGGTGCAGTACTACTCCTACGCCGCGCTCGGGACCGACCGGTACCCGCCGTTCACCTTCGCCGACGTCCCGGATTACCCGGCCCGGCTGGAAATCGTGTATCCCGAGCGGCTTTCGCGCGGGCTGGTGCTGGTCAAGTGGTGGCTGCTGGCCATCCCGCACTTCATCGTCGTCGGCTTGTTCGCCGGCGGTGGCAGCTGGCTGGCCTTCCGTTCGGGTGACGACAACGGCTTCGACTGGGCTGCCGGTGGGCTCGTCGGCGTGCTGGTCCTGGTCGCGGGCGTGGTGCTGCTGTTCACCGGCCGCTACCCGCGGCCGATCTTCGACTTCGTTCTCGGTATGGACCGCTGGGTGCTGCGGGTGGCGGCGTACGTGTCGCTGATGACCGACGAGTACCCGCCGTTCCGGCTCGACATGGGCGGCGCCGAGACCGGCCACGAGCCGCCCCACCCGCAGCCCCACCCGGTCCGGCCGGGAAGCTGGACCGCCGGGCGGATCGCCGCCCTGGTGTCCGGGGCCGTGCTGGTGCTCGGCGCGATGGGCCTGCTGACCGGCGGCGGCACGCTGCTGTGGGCCGACCGCACCCAGCGGGACGCCGACGGCTACCTCGCCGGCGCTACGACGCTGGTGGCGAGCGGCTACGCGGTCACGACCGATCCAGTGCAGCTGTCCGGCGCGCCGGACGCCGTGGCGGTCATCGGCGACGTCCGGATCCGCGCCACCGCCACCGACGGCCGCCCGGTCTTCGTGGGCATCGGCCGCTCCGCCGACGTCGCCGGCTACCTGGCCACAACCGAATACGCGACGGTGAGCGGCGTGACCGGCAACCGCGCGAGCGACCGGGTGCACCCCGGCGGCTCGCCGGCCACTCCGCCCGGCGACGCCGGGGTGTGGACCGCGGCCGCGTCCGGCCCGGGCACGCAGAGCGTGTCCTGGCCGGTGGGTGCCGGGCAGTGGACCGCCGTCGTGATGAACGCCGACGGCTCGCGTGGGATCTCCGTGCGCGCCGAAGCCGGGACGACCGCACCAGGGCTGGGTTGGATCGCCCTCGGCCTGCTGCTCGCCGGCGCCGTGGTGCTGGCCGCCGGTGCCCTCCTGATCGGGATCGCCGTGCACCGCGCCTCGCGGCGACCGGGCACTCCCACCACGCCCGAGCAGTCCACTGTGGATATTTGA